One window from the genome of Enterococcus haemoperoxidus ATCC BAA-382 encodes:
- a CDS encoding glycerate kinase, which translates to MKILTAIDSMKGSLSSIEANQIIADIFTKEGHQVQQVAIADGGEGTVDAVVKNNNGQKIAAHVQALDGKKIIAHFGWFETEKLAVIESAAASGIQFLNGTVRTHPKNTSSYGTGQLILAAIDHGAQTIIIGLGGTGTVDGGIGLLNALGIEFYDKDQQKLSAKGSNLANIHSFSKKRLDPRIAKINFQIAADVKSPLTGATGAVKMFGQQKGISQSELTDYELAMKYYQRLVIKEEHSVPGDGAAGGLGFAIRTFLHGTSRSGFEFISEQTDLENLIQQVDLVVTGEGKMDKQSLQGKVPVGIGRIAKKYGVPVIAFAGTFSGDETQFQEEGISVIIPIIDQITTLEEAMNGARENLRRASKRTIRLVTLFN; encoded by the coding sequence ATGAAGATATTGACAGCGATTGATTCTATGAAAGGCTCTTTAAGTAGTATTGAAGCGAATCAAATCATTGCGGATATTTTTACGAAAGAAGGTCATCAAGTCCAGCAAGTCGCGATAGCCGATGGCGGCGAAGGAACGGTTGATGCTGTTGTAAAAAATAATAATGGTCAAAAAATTGCTGCGCACGTTCAAGCATTAGATGGAAAAAAGATCATTGCTCATTTTGGTTGGTTTGAAACTGAGAAATTAGCGGTAATCGAATCAGCAGCAGCTTCAGGTATTCAATTTTTAAATGGAACAGTGAGGACACATCCTAAAAATACTTCCTCATATGGTACTGGTCAGTTGATCTTAGCTGCAATTGATCACGGTGCCCAAACAATTATTATTGGTTTGGGCGGAACCGGAACAGTTGATGGCGGTATTGGGTTATTGAATGCATTAGGGATCGAATTTTATGATAAAGATCAGCAAAAATTATCAGCTAAAGGCAGTAATTTGGCCAACATTCACAGTTTCTCAAAAAAACGATTGGACCCTAGAATCGCGAAGATCAACTTTCAAATCGCAGCGGATGTCAAAAGCCCATTAACAGGAGCAACTGGAGCTGTAAAAATGTTTGGGCAACAAAAAGGTATTAGTCAATCAGAGTTAACCGACTATGAATTAGCCATGAAATACTACCAAAGGCTTGTAATCAAAGAGGAACATTCAGTACCTGGAGATGGTGCAGCTGGAGGATTAGGTTTTGCCATCAGAACATTTTTGCATGGGACTTCCCGTTCCGGTTTTGAGTTTATTTCAGAGCAAACAGATTTAGAAAACTTGATCCAACAAGTTGATTTAGTAGTTACTGGTGAAGGGAAAATGGATAAGCAAAGTCTACAAGGAAAAGTACCTGTAGGCATTGGCAGAATAGCTAAGAAATATGGTGTACCTGTTATTGCTTTTGCAGGGACGTTCTCAGGAGATGAGACTCAGTTTCAAGAGGAAGGTATTTCGGTAATCATTCCAATAATCGACCAAATTACGACATTAGAAGAAGCGATGAATGGTGCAAGAGAAAATTTAAGACGTGCTTCAAAGCGTACGATTCGTTTAGTAACATTATTCAATTAA
- a CDS encoding ABC transporter ATP-binding protein, whose amino-acid sequence MSVIEARNIKKSYGRNESKFDALKGVDLKIEEGESVAIIGKSGSGKSTFMHILALLDKPTSGEILLNNQDVTSIGKKELDKTRNKQFGFVFQQFFMNSKDTVLNNVMLPLKIGGISNGKRKEMALEALKAVELEDKVNNKANNLSGGQKQRVCIARALVNNPKIIFADEPTGNLDSTTGEKIEQLLFDLNKEKGITLIIVTHDSELAARCDRQIHVRDGLIVGGDE is encoded by the coding sequence ATGTCTGTAATTGAAGCAAGAAATATAAAGAAAAGTTATGGCCGTAATGAATCGAAATTTGATGCATTAAAAGGTGTTGATCTAAAAATAGAAGAAGGTGAATCCGTTGCGATCATCGGAAAAAGTGGATCGGGTAAATCAACGTTCATGCATATTTTGGCCTTATTAGATAAACCAACTTCTGGAGAAATTTTATTAAATAATCAAGATGTAACGAGCATCGGTAAAAAAGAACTAGACAAAACAAGAAACAAACAATTCGGTTTTGTGTTTCAGCAATTTTTCATGAACTCTAAAGATACAGTATTAAATAATGTCATGTTGCCGCTAAAAATCGGTGGAATTTCAAATGGTAAACGTAAAGAAATGGCACTTGAAGCACTAAAAGCAGTTGAATTAGAGGATAAAGTCAATAATAAAGCCAATAACCTATCAGGTGGCCAAAAACAACGTGTTTGTATTGCACGTGCATTAGTCAATAACCCTAAGATTATTTTTGCGGATGAACCGACAGGAAACTTAGATTCCACAACGGGTGAGAAGATTGAGCAGCTGCTATTTGATTTGAACAAAGAAAAAGGGATCACACTGATTATCGTCACTCATGATTCAGAACTTGCGGCACGTTGTGATCGACAAATCCATGTGCGTGACGGATTAATTGTGGGAGGGGATGAGTAG